The Lysobacter capsici genome has a segment encoding these proteins:
- the truD gene encoding tRNA pseudouridine(13) synthase TruD, which translates to MPRAHGAPALRARIRNAPEDFRVEELPGFAASGSGEHLLLTIEKRGMNTAFAAKRLAAWAGIGEVGIGYAGMKDRHAVTVQRFSVHLPKRVAPDLALLESDDLRVLEHQWHAKKLPRGALAGNRFVLTLRNVEGERAAIEARLARIAAHGVPNYFGEQRFGRGGDNVANALAMFAGRRMGREQRSMLLSAARSELFNRVLAARVNDRSWSGLREGAPLAGEVWALAGSRSVFGPEPWNDTLVQRLAEFDLHPSGPLWGRGELRSQDEVRELELSALQGEQAAALRAGLEMAGLDQERRALRLRPDAPAWRWLQDDVLEVGFALPAGAYATVVLAELGEIESGAHA; encoded by the coding sequence GCAATGCGCCCGAGGATTTCCGGGTCGAGGAACTGCCCGGTTTCGCCGCCAGCGGCAGCGGCGAGCATCTGCTGCTGACCATCGAGAAGCGCGGCATGAACACCGCGTTCGCGGCCAAGCGGCTGGCGGCCTGGGCCGGCATCGGCGAGGTCGGCATCGGCTATGCCGGGATGAAGGATCGCCACGCGGTCACCGTGCAGCGTTTCAGCGTGCATCTGCCCAAGCGCGTCGCGCCCGATCTGGCCTTGCTGGAAAGCGACGACCTGCGCGTGCTCGAACACCAGTGGCACGCCAAGAAACTGCCGCGTGGCGCGTTGGCCGGCAATCGCTTCGTGTTGACCCTGCGCAACGTCGAAGGCGAGCGCGCGGCGATCGAAGCGCGGCTGGCGCGGATCGCCGCGCACGGCGTGCCCAACTATTTCGGCGAACAACGCTTCGGCCGCGGCGGCGACAACGTCGCCAATGCGCTGGCGATGTTCGCCGGCCGCCGCATGGGCCGCGAGCAGCGCAGCATGCTGCTGTCGGCGGCGCGTTCGGAATTGTTCAATCGGGTGCTCGCCGCGCGCGTCAACGACCGCAGCTGGAGCGGTCTGCGCGAGGGAGCGCCGCTGGCGGGCGAGGTCTGGGCGCTGGCCGGCAGCCGCAGCGTGTTCGGGCCGGAGCCGTGGAACGACACCCTGGTCCAGCGCCTGGCCGAATTCGACCTGCATCCCAGCGGCCCGTTGTGGGGCCGCGGCGAGCTGCGCAGCCAGGACGAAGTGCGCGAACTGGAGCTGTCGGCCCTGCAGGGCGAACAGGCCGCGGCGCTGCGCGCGGGCCTGGAAATGGCCGGCCTGGATCAGGAACGCCGCGCGTTGCGGCTGCGCCCGGACGCGCCGGCGTGGCGCTGGCTTCAGGACGATGTGCTGGAAGTCGGCTTCGCGCTGCCGGCCGGCGCCTACGCGACCGTGGTGCTGGCCGAGCTGGGCGAGATCGAATCCGGTGCCCACGCCTAG